From Cystobacter fuscus DSM 2262, one genomic window encodes:
- a CDS encoding TIGR02587 family membrane protein gives MNDARHEPEGNASPERRRRPVMESLREYGRGIAGGLLFSLPLLYTMEVWWAGFITRPAHLLLYLLGTFVLLLGYNRYGGFRRDVNWSEVFTDSVEELGLGLLVSTAVLFLIGRLTANSSWPEVVGMVTVEAGSVAIGISVGSAQFGGGSGGEGGKQGDDASKRDAADHVPGQLVIGFCGAVLFAANVAPTEEIVMIAVELTPLRQLGTALLSLLLGGLILYQLDFTGASRFTRRGHLWDVLAGTVITYALALVSGALVLWFFGRFDGNGLSICVAQVVVLGFAGTLGASAGRLLIQS, from the coding sequence ATGAATGACGCGCGGCACGAGCCCGAGGGAAACGCCTCGCCGGAGAGGCGCCGCCGCCCGGTGATGGAGTCCCTGCGCGAGTACGGCCGGGGCATCGCGGGCGGGCTGCTCTTCAGCCTGCCGCTGCTCTACACGATGGAGGTGTGGTGGGCGGGCTTCATCACCCGGCCCGCGCACCTGCTGCTCTACCTGCTGGGCACCTTCGTGCTGCTGCTCGGCTACAACCGCTATGGCGGCTTCCGGCGGGACGTGAACTGGAGCGAGGTGTTCACGGACTCGGTGGAGGAGCTGGGGCTCGGGCTGCTGGTGTCCACGGCGGTGCTCTTCCTGATTGGCCGCCTCACCGCGAACAGCTCGTGGCCGGAGGTGGTGGGAATGGTGACGGTGGAAGCGGGCTCCGTGGCCATCGGGATCTCGGTGGGCAGCGCGCAGTTCGGAGGTGGGAGCGGAGGCGAGGGCGGCAAGCAAGGGGACGACGCGAGCAAACGCGACGCGGCCGATCACGTGCCCGGACAGCTCGTCATCGGCTTCTGCGGAGCGGTGCTCTTCGCGGCCAACGTGGCGCCCACCGAGGAGATCGTGATGATCGCCGTGGAGCTGACACCGTTGCGGCAGTTGGGGACGGCGCTGCTGTCGCTGCTGCTCGGAGGGCTCATCCTGTACCAGCTCGACTTCACGGGGGCGAGCCGCTTCACGAGGCGGGGTCACCTGTGGGACGTGCTGGCGGGCACGGTCATCACCTACGCGCTGGCGCTCGTCTCCGGGGCGCTGGTGCTGTGGTTCTTCGGGCGCTTCGACGGCAACGGGTTGTCCATCTGCGTGGCGCAGGTGGTGGTGCTCGGATTCGCGGGGACGCTCGGCGCGTCCGCGGGAAGGCT
- a CDS encoding gamma-glutamylcyclotransferase, translating to MNYHLRTQAELDASLDQVLAAAPHDVTRSDSWLLVYGSMLEEPPFSPEDRRPATLEGWERVFCLADPKMRGTGRRPGLCLGLVRGHRCRGLAYRLAARTVREDLRRVWEREMLLPFYVPCWLEARTPRGLITALTFCTDPDSPLYEPSLSEPAMIERLARCEGENGSNAEYLDETVRQLAEVGLPDTGLDHLAERVRAVRAARLELR from the coding sequence GTGAACTACCACCTCCGCACCCAGGCCGAACTCGACGCCTCGCTCGACCAGGTACTCGCCGCCGCTCCCCATGACGTCACCCGGAGTGACTCCTGGTTGCTCGTCTATGGCTCCATGCTCGAGGAGCCGCCGTTCTCGCCCGAGGATCGGCGGCCCGCGACCCTCGAGGGCTGGGAGCGCGTCTTCTGCCTCGCCGACCCGAAGATGCGCGGCACCGGGCGGCGTCCCGGGCTCTGTCTGGGACTCGTCCGGGGGCACCGCTGCCGCGGACTGGCCTACCGGCTCGCCGCGCGCACCGTGCGCGAGGATCTACGGCGCGTCTGGGAACGCGAGATGCTGTTGCCCTTCTACGTGCCCTGTTGGCTCGAGGCCCGGACGCCGCGAGGCCTCATCACCGCGCTGACGTTCTGTACCGATCCCGACAGCCCATTGTACGAGCCGTCCCTGAGCGAGCCGGCGATGATCGAGCGACTCGCCCGGTGCGAGGGCGAGAACGGCTCCAATGCCGAGTACCTCGACGAGACCGTGCGACAGCTCGCCGAGGTGGGCCTTCCCGACACGGGCCTGGACCACCTCGCCGAGCGCGTTCGTGCCGTGCGCGCCGCCCGCCTCGAACTCAGGTAG
- a CDS encoding DUF4126 family protein, producing the protein MNRSDMMTAAGMGAMAGMRALSAPTFLSQHLAEEGASAKASPVEQFLASSTTARVLPVLALGELVLDKLPGMPSRLVPPVLLMRLASGALVGAAVARQKERSVLGFAVVGAVAALASSCALYAVREFATRKLRIPNIIAGFIEDALVASAGHRLTSAMG; encoded by the coding sequence ATGAATCGAAGCGACATGATGACCGCGGCGGGGATGGGGGCGATGGCGGGGATGAGGGCGCTGAGTGCTCCGACCTTCCTGAGCCAACACCTGGCCGAAGAGGGAGCGAGCGCGAAGGCGAGTCCCGTGGAGCAGTTCCTCGCGTCGTCGACGACGGCGCGCGTCCTGCCGGTGCTCGCGCTGGGCGAGCTGGTGCTGGACAAGCTGCCAGGGATGCCCTCGCGCCTCGTGCCGCCGGTGCTCCTCATGCGGCTGGCCTCCGGGGCCCTGGTGGGAGCGGCCGTGGCACGGCAGAAGGAGCGGTCCGTACTGGGCTTCGCCGTGGTGGGCGCGGTGGCCGCGTTGGCCTCCTCGTGCGCGCTCTACGCGGTGCGTGAGTTCGCGACCCGCAAGCTGCGCATCCCCAACATCATCGCGGGCTTCATCGAGGACGCGCTCGTCGCGTCCGCGGGCCACCGGCTGACGTCCGCGATGGGATAG
- a CDS encoding MBL fold metallo-hydrolase gives MSTLVPTRLLSRLGLGVLVLGMAVGAGGCVFAAPTWKGPPSDHFDGRRFFNLEPREQRMGFMDWMRTRRPGPWKDWHDVPHGPPPPERVGRGALRVTFINHATVLLQLDGLNILTDPIYSERCSPVSFAGPKRVRPPGIRFEDLPPIDAVVLSHNHYDHMDVATLRRLQEKFPAMRLFAGLGNGALLEGEGLRHVTEVDWWKEFPLTPEVTLVSARTQHFTNRGMTDGGGTLWTGYVFRGPHGATYFAGDTGWGRQFAEARERYGPMRLAVLPIGAYKPEGFMSPVHISPREAVQASVDLGARHSVPMHYGTFRLADDGETEPLWDLAGALVERGAEAPKWWVLGFGEGRDVPP, from the coding sequence ATGAGCACGCTCGTCCCGACCCGTCTCCTGTCGCGCCTTGGCCTCGGAGTGCTCGTCCTGGGGATGGCGGTGGGCGCGGGAGGCTGCGTCTTCGCCGCGCCCACCTGGAAGGGCCCCCCGAGCGACCACTTCGATGGCCGGCGCTTCTTCAACCTGGAGCCCCGCGAGCAGCGCATGGGCTTCATGGACTGGATGCGGACGCGCCGGCCCGGCCCGTGGAAGGACTGGCACGACGTGCCGCACGGCCCGCCTCCGCCCGAGCGCGTGGGCCGCGGCGCCCTGCGCGTGACGTTCATCAACCACGCCACGGTGCTCTTGCAGCTCGACGGGCTCAACATCCTCACGGATCCCATCTACAGCGAGCGGTGCAGCCCGGTGTCCTTCGCGGGGCCCAAGCGCGTGCGTCCGCCGGGCATCCGCTTCGAGGACCTGCCACCCATCGACGCGGTGGTGCTCAGCCACAACCACTATGACCACATGGACGTGGCCACGCTGCGGCGGCTCCAGGAGAAGTTCCCCGCGATGCGCCTGTTCGCGGGACTGGGCAACGGGGCGTTGCTCGAGGGCGAAGGTCTGCGCCATGTGACCGAGGTGGACTGGTGGAAGGAGTTCCCGCTCACCCCCGAGGTGACACTGGTGAGCGCGCGCACCCAACACTTCACCAACCGGGGCATGACCGACGGTGGGGGCACGCTGTGGACGGGCTACGTCTTCCGGGGGCCGCACGGAGCGACGTACTTCGCGGGGGACACGGGCTGGGGCCGGCAGTTCGCCGAGGCCCGGGAGCGCTACGGGCCGATGCGGCTGGCGGTGCTGCCCATCGGGGCCTACAAGCCCGAGGGCTTCATGTCACCGGTGCACATCTCGCCGCGCGAGGCCGTGCAGGCCAGCGTGGACCTGGGCGCGCGCCACAGCGTGCCCATGCACTACGGGACCTTCCGGCTCGCGGATGATGGTGAGACGGAGCCCCTGTGGGACCTGGCGGGGGCGCTGGTGGAGCGCGGCGCGGAGGCCCCCAAGTGGTGGGTGCTCGGCTTCGGCGAGGGCCGGGACGTGCCGCCCTGA
- a CDS encoding SIR2 family protein — MSMSSLSAGDFVANLQRSFQEGSLEFLVGAGASIASGLPSWNELNRRLLSSFLAQEHSDLEFQSGDLDVAARIFVDNFGREAVVDVVRDKLPAERYLDMLRDALYRGVPKDVSSIHLELAAILATSMDTPRRRLHGLYTFNFDDLLERAAERLLGKAPEVIVTGERPAEPHVVHLHGYLPPAPGKTSSGTVVLSEKDYHEARGDWASRKLDDLFTEEKKTVLMVGLSLADPRLRGLLLERVKRAQRHQPVARVYALLSNNPPSPGAELMERLARNFVRRHQEDFWASWQMHVLNVESHDARSVRGPPAACQLHGIHAGVMDARSDLLLHGLCAHP; from the coding sequence ATGAGCATGAGCAGTCTGTCGGCGGGTGATTTCGTTGCCAACCTCCAGCGGAGCTTCCAGGAGGGCTCCTTGGAGTTCCTCGTGGGCGCGGGCGCGTCCATCGCGTCGGGATTGCCGTCCTGGAACGAGCTGAACCGCCGGCTGCTGAGTTCCTTCCTGGCCCAGGAGCACAGCGACCTCGAGTTCCAATCTGGCGACCTCGATGTGGCCGCCCGGATCTTCGTGGACAACTTCGGGCGGGAAGCCGTGGTGGACGTCGTGCGCGACAAGCTGCCCGCGGAGCGCTACCTCGACATGCTCCGCGACGCGCTGTACCGGGGCGTCCCCAAGGACGTGAGCAGCATCCACCTGGAACTGGCCGCCATCCTGGCCACCTCGATGGACACGCCCAGGAGGCGGCTGCACGGCCTCTACACCTTCAACTTCGATGATCTGCTGGAGCGCGCGGCGGAGCGCCTGCTGGGAAAGGCACCCGAGGTCATCGTGACCGGGGAGCGGCCCGCGGAGCCACACGTCGTGCACCTTCACGGCTACCTCCCCCCGGCTCCGGGGAAGACATCGTCGGGCACGGTGGTCCTCTCGGAGAAGGACTACCACGAGGCGCGGGGAGACTGGGCGAGCCGCAAACTCGACGATCTCTTCACGGAGGAGAAGAAGACGGTGTTGATGGTGGGTTTGAGCCTGGCCGATCCCCGGCTGCGTGGGTTGTTGCTGGAGCGCGTGAAGAGAGCCCAACGCCACCAGCCCGTGGCCCGCGTCTACGCGCTGCTGTCGAACAATCCGCCCTCGCCCGGTGCGGAACTCATGGAGCGGCTGGCGCGCAACTTCGTGCGGCGGCACCAGGAAGACTTCTGGGCGTCCTGGCAGATGCACGTGCTCAACGTCGAGAGCCACGACGCTCGAAGCGTCCGGGGACCCCCGGCTGCATGCCAACTTCACGGCATCCATGCTGGAGTCATGGACGCACGATCAGATCTTCTCCTCCATGGTCTGTGTGCCCATCCATGA
- a CDS encoding DUF2804 domain-containing protein, with translation MTPERELTLMLAPASVATASGEPRFGTYQGELPEVDLQKLSGRWAPSAAKDRLLKRKRWHYTLAATREVLALFAVVDVGYSANAFAVALDLKERRVLCDVSFLGAPGPLAEVGNRPGAGLSVSFRTLGGRMTAQRGAEDERYRLRVDVSRLRTGSLQTFQWDGSLLVAGGAPALSVIAPVEGDGFVNVTQKRGGMLAFGTIEAGGKRFQLDGGVGGTDYTQGYLARHTAWRWAFLAGRLADGTPVGLNLVDGFNVSSHTNENALWLGNRLIPLGRASFEYDRQELMKPWRLRTDDGVVDLSFQPLHVHREDHDFKVVVSHFAQPLGLFEGTVRVDGHTHVLSAVPGVTEDQDMLW, from the coding sequence ATGACCCCGGAGAGAGAACTCACGCTGATGTTGGCGCCGGCCTCCGTGGCCACGGCGTCCGGAGAGCCCCGATTTGGCACCTACCAGGGCGAACTGCCCGAGGTGGATTTGCAGAAGCTCAGCGGCCGGTGGGCCCCGTCGGCGGCGAAGGATCGCCTGCTCAAGCGCAAGCGCTGGCACTACACCCTGGCGGCCACGCGCGAGGTGCTGGCGCTCTTCGCGGTGGTGGACGTGGGCTACTCGGCCAATGCCTTCGCGGTGGCGTTGGACTTGAAGGAGCGGCGGGTGCTCTGCGACGTGAGCTTCCTGGGGGCACCGGGTCCGCTGGCCGAGGTGGGCAACCGGCCCGGGGCGGGGCTGTCCGTGTCGTTCCGCACGCTGGGCGGGAGGATGACGGCGCAGCGCGGCGCGGAGGACGAGCGCTACCGGCTGCGCGTGGACGTGAGCCGCTTGCGCACCGGCAGCCTCCAGACCTTCCAGTGGGATGGGAGCCTGTTGGTGGCCGGGGGGGCTCCGGCGCTGTCGGTGATCGCCCCCGTGGAGGGGGACGGCTTCGTCAATGTCACCCAGAAGCGCGGCGGGATGCTGGCCTTCGGCACGATCGAGGCGGGGGGCAAGCGCTTCCAACTCGACGGGGGCGTGGGGGGCACGGACTACACCCAGGGCTACCTCGCGCGGCACACCGCGTGGCGCTGGGCCTTCCTGGCGGGACGGCTCGCGGATGGCACCCCCGTGGGCCTCAACCTCGTCGATGGCTTCAACGTGAGCTCCCACACCAACGAGAACGCCTTGTGGCTCGGCAACCGGCTCATCCCCCTGGGCCGCGCCAGCTTCGAGTACGACCGTCAGGAGTTGATGAAGCCCTGGCGGTTGCGCACGGACGACGGGGTGGTGGACCTGAGCTTCCAACCCCTGCACGTGCACCGCGAGGACCATGACTTCAAGGTGGTGGTGAGCCACTTCGCCCAGCCCCTGGGGCTCTTCGAGGGCACGGTGCGCGTGGACGGCCACACGCATGTGCTGTCCGCGGTGCCCGGCGTCACCGAGGACCAGGACATGCTCTGGTGA
- a CDS encoding zinc ribbon domain-containing protein, whose translation MRCSKCGHVIDDASLDYCAECGEPLNVQADEDDERTEVSQSRYAAEDEATAVTDTEDDNPDGAEPDYEERDRPAPADSWGDWFSQAAGALFVAVTQVGGTFQGLLDDPRFRARLPGGSLTLVGVGLVGVGLVLSVAPPIPGIGLMGSGVVLLWGALAAVNEWRQVHEAPEYPGRPVPPLPPALANLPREMEHPAVGQTFALLVCAYALLMLGYGPISWVWMLAAGLLGYDQGRRYFVPPEDGLPEGEPGSASHPWVLAGVVLCSVSLLLPWTPASTWASGTRGGELPLVALTQFTLLFLACSAVKHRGLGGMHPLFLTLMSVWLMLWFFLMKNSHSPGPWVFLPGVLTLVIVVARHLIPQRTPEAKESASDLDLQG comes from the coding sequence ATGCGTTGCTCGAAATGCGGTCACGTCATTGACGATGCGTCGTTGGACTACTGCGCCGAGTGTGGCGAGCCCCTGAACGTCCAGGCGGACGAGGACGACGAGCGGACCGAGGTCTCCCAGTCGCGCTACGCCGCCGAGGACGAGGCGACCGCCGTCACCGACACCGAGGACGACAATCCGGATGGCGCCGAGCCGGATTACGAGGAGCGGGACCGGCCCGCTCCCGCGGACTCCTGGGGGGACTGGTTCTCCCAGGCCGCGGGCGCGCTGTTCGTCGCCGTGACGCAGGTGGGCGGCACGTTCCAGGGGCTGCTGGATGATCCCCGCTTCCGGGCGCGCCTGCCGGGCGGCTCGCTGACGTTGGTGGGCGTGGGGCTCGTGGGGGTGGGGCTGGTGCTCTCCGTGGCGCCTCCCATCCCGGGCATTGGCCTGATGGGCTCGGGGGTGGTGCTCCTGTGGGGAGCGCTCGCGGCGGTGAACGAGTGGCGCCAGGTGCACGAGGCGCCCGAGTACCCGGGTCGGCCCGTGCCGCCCCTGCCTCCGGCGCTCGCGAACCTGCCCCGGGAGATGGAGCATCCGGCGGTTGGCCAGACGTTCGCGTTGCTCGTCTGCGCGTATGCCTTGTTGATGCTGGGCTACGGGCCCATTTCGTGGGTGTGGATGCTCGCCGCGGGGCTGCTCGGCTACGACCAGGGCCGGAGGTACTTCGTCCCTCCCGAGGACGGCTTGCCCGAGGGGGAGCCGGGGTCCGCGTCGCACCCGTGGGTGTTGGCGGGCGTGGTGCTGTGCAGCGTCTCGCTCCTGCTGCCGTGGACGCCGGCGAGTACGTGGGCGTCGGGCACGCGGGGTGGAGAGTTGCCGCTGGTGGCGCTCACCCAGTTCACGTTGCTGTTCCTCGCGTGCTCGGCGGTGAAGCACCGGGGGCTCGGGGGGATGCACCCGCTCTTCCTCACCCTCATGTCCGTGTGGCTCATGCTGTGGTTCTTCTTGATGAAGAACTCCCACAGCCCGGGCCCGTGGGTCTTCCTGCCGGGCGTGCTGACGCTCGTCATCGTCGTCGCGCGCCACCTCATTCCGCAACGCACCCCGGAGGCGAAGGAGTCGGCCTCGGACCTGGATCTCCAGGGCTGA